DNA sequence from the Brachybacterium avium genome:
GCAGGGTCTTCAGGCGCTCCAGCTCGGAGACGGAGCTCGCGGTGGCGGGGGTCGTGGTCATGGGGTGCTCCTATCGGGGTGCCGCCGGTGGGCGGCCATCGGGTGCGGTGGCGTCTTTGCCTCACAGCTCCTGAATTGCATTCAGCGCAACCGTGTTGCATTCATTGTGTGCCGCGTGGTGGGTCACGTCAAGGGGTGCCGAGCTCCCGGCGCAGATCCGTCGCGAGAGCCTCGGTGACCTGCTCGAACAAGAGCTCCCCCTTACGGGCGTCGGAGCCGTCGGGGGCGGAGAGGCACCCGGTCTCCGGGGTGCGCTCGGCGACGACCGGCAGCCGGTCGAAGCGCGGCAGGCTCGCCGGCGGATGGCTCACGGCGCGCTCCATCTCGACCAGCTCGGGGCGCAGGTGCAGCATCAGCGAGGTCTCCAGGACACCGCCGTGCTCGATGTCCCAGCCGGGAAAGCCCTTCGGATACACCTCGGCCAAGGTCGCCTCCGAGACGTAGTCCCAGTAGGACAGCAGCAGCACCGAGGGCGTCGACCCTCCCTCGCCCGCGATCCCGGCCGCCCGGACGTCGCCGAGCGCGAGATCCGCCGCCTCGTAGAGGAACTGGTAGTTCTCGAAGTGCCCGTTGAGCACCACCACGTTCGCCACGCCCTGGGACAGGAAGCCCGCGAGCACGCAGCGTGCCTGGGCGATGAGGGCGGCGGCGTCCAGGCTGATGGTGCCGGGAAGATGGTCGCCCCCGCCGGACTTCTGCTGGGACTTATAGCCGTAGGCGAGCGGCTCGGCGACCTTCGCCCCGGTGCGCGCCGCCACCGCCTCGGCGATGGTCGTGGACAGCAGGGCGTCGGTCCCCATCGGCAGATGGGGGCC
Encoded proteins:
- a CDS encoding creatininase, whose product is MPDTAAQQPVRLAHLDAHRYRDWVARGGATVIVPAGAFEQHGPHLPMGTDALLSTTIAEAVAARTGAKVAEPLAYGYKSQQKSGGGDHLPGTISLDAAALIAQARCVLAGFLSQGVANVVVLNGHFENYQFLYEAADLALGDVRAAGIAGEGGSTPSVLLLSYWDYVSEATLAEVYPKGFPGWDIEHGGVLETSLMLHLRPELVEMERAVSHPPASLPRFDRLPVVAERTPETGCLSAPDGSDARKGELLFEQVTEALATDLRRELGTP